The nucleotide window TGACAGTTACCAAAGGAATCTATGTAAAAATGTTTACATAGctgccatttacatttacatttagtcattcatcagatgctcttatccagagcgacttacagtaagtacagggacattccccctgaggcaagtagggtgaagtgccttgcccaaggacacaacgtcattttgcacagcggggaatcgaaccggtaaccttcagattactagcccgactaaccgctcagcctcctGACTCGCCTTTCTGATTGCTTGGGAAAGAAAGCAGAATATTAAACATTTCATGTAATTCAATATTTTTTGAAATACCTTGCAAAAAAAGACACGTCAGAATGCAgaggtctccatggtgatgatAAAGGGAAGATGAAAAGTTTTAATTGAATGCATAGCGTAGCGGGTCTATTTAAAATGGGAGAATGGAATGTTTTCTAGTACCAAACAAGCGCATCAGCTCCAACCCTTATGATTGGAAAATTTAATAAGAAATCGGAACATCCTCATAGTTATTCTTTCTGCCAGGTCACAATGACTATATGTGCCCAGCAACCAACCAGTGTACCATCGACAGGAACCGGAGGAAGAGTTGCCAGGCATGCCGACTAAGGAAGTGCTATGAAGTGGGCATGATGAAAGGGGGTGAGTGTGGACACTGCGATCATTTTGGCCAGTGAGGGGTAGATACTGAGTGACAGAACAACAaacagagaggacacacacaggtgacatgGTGATATACACACTGACAGACTTTTACTGCGGCCTATTGCATTGCGTCCTCTGAAGTGGTGTTGTAATGAGTACGTTGGAATCACTCATTGAAATCAATCGAGCCACTCGTCACATAGTTAAGCTGATTGTAGCATACAAAGTAGAACCTTTCTCCTTTTACTCTTTCAACGTAGCCCAGTTGACAGTTTCTCAAGCGCCTTTCCAGCTTGAACTATCGGTTGGTTTTCTTGATTCTGAGAGAATGCAAGGTGTGAGCGTGTGCAGAAGGCAGATAAGATGGACACTGCCTCTCTAGCGGCCTTGAACTCATTTCCTCATAGGGAGTAAGAGAGCTGATTAGCAACACCCACGTTTTTGTTTTCATTCTTCATGAATCCACAtacgcacacgcgcgcacacacacacacaagcacgcacacacacttgtactgtAAACACAGAATACCAAGTGTTGTAGGGTTGGTCGACAGTGTAATGGTGTGTCTGATAAGTGTGGGATAACTGCTATTTTCCCAATGCTTACGTAAAGGCCGCAATGGGCGAGTGTTACGGAGGGACAAGCGGCGATGCGGCCTCGCCGTCAGTGAAAAAgccctggaggagatggagcacAGGGCAGCGCCCCCTAAGAACGGGGGGAAGAACAGCAGCAGCGCCAACAGCGACAGAAGAGAGGCCGGAGCAGGAGTCAACATGCCCCCTGACCAGGTGCTTAACGCTCAAACTCACATCCCACTTCCTGGACCCTTTTGAACCGCACGTACAGCTGGTTAGCCGTGTGCTTCCGGACTCATCCGTGCTCCTCCCCTCGTTTGGAACAGGTGCTGGTGCTGCTCCAGGGGGCGGAGCCTCCCGCCCTGTGTTCTCGTCAGAAGCTGAGTCGACCCTACACCGAGGTCACTGTGATGACCCTGCTCACCAGCATGGCcgacaaggagctggtccacaTGATTGCCTGGGCCAAGAAGGTTCCAGGTAGGGGGTGACATATAACACATGATAGGGGAAATATGGATGGGTCCGATTACGTGACTCATAGCAGATCCGAGCATTTGTGGTTGGTCTTTGTGACGCACGGAGGACGGCTTAAGCTCTGTTTTGACTTGTCCTAGACTACGGCCTTGCCTAAACACCTGACTGCCTACGCAagacatgtacgcacacacacacacacacattatagcaGTGAGGGGTATGATTGCTGTCATCAACTTAAAAATAAATTTCGGTTAACCTCAAGGGGGCAAAACactatacacacgcacacacaaacacacctgctaaGTGTACTTGGGCATTGCTCTTTGGCACAATGAGAAGCCTGAATGCACTGACAGCTATTTTGTAATTGTAGGGGTGTCGAAAATCAGGGGTCCAAAAACTGCATGTGGCTTGGATGGAATCATACATGAATTACAACAGCAGAGTTCTAGCGATAAGGCCCTTAGTCTTAACAGAGAGATTACAGAGGGACCCATTCACGACGGTGTTCATTCGTCATGGCAAGATATGCCCAACACTTAACGTGTAACATCTGTCTTCAGCATCATCTTGAAAGGTATATTTCTAGAGAGGTTGTTGcattgtttgactgtgtgtgtatgtgtgtcctggCAGGGTTCCAAGGGCTGTCTCTCCATGATCAGGTGCAGCTTCTAGAGAGTTCCTGGCTAGAGGTGCTCATGATCGGTCTCGTCTGGAGATCCATCCATTGTCCTGGCAAACTCATCTTTGCCCAGGACCTCATAATGGACAGGTgaactactgtacacacacacttacagtcactctctcacacacacatgcaattaaCACATACATCATGTTTAgattataaatacacacacacatcttatttTACATGGAAATCGGCACATTGTAGTTTTCAATTTCACACCTGGTTAGTCTGCACCTCTCCAGAAGGCATTTTAACATCCAGCTCAATTATGCTGTTCTTCTGCTGCTGGAGACAAACAGGCTGTCTCGCCTCTGAGGCTTCACATCTCTGTCATTACTCAGCCCAGATGGCAACCTGCAGAGATGTTTAATCAAAACCCAGACACTcaggagagatatggagagggagggaggtagggatagACCAAGCGAGAGGGAGACTTGAGGGAGAACCTAAAAGAGACTGAGGTTTTGGGGGACGAGGGGAGGGTCGgcggggagagatggatggagcgagggaggcTATTTTGCAGGCACATCCTgttccttccatttttctcaCATGTTCACAAGCTGAGTCACAACCTAAGATTCTTGAGGAAGTATTcagcaagagagagtgagaaagagagagagagatgggtaggTAATCTTTCTGAAGCTTGTGATGGTCCTATTTCATCTTAGATTGGCATAAATTGACGAGTCTACCTGTAAATGGGTCTTTTGCCATTTGAAATCCTCAGACATGAAGCTGAAAGGAgagggcttctctctctctctctctttctctcctccccccctattgctggggtggggggggggcccaCCCCAGCAATAGTTTTAAACTACGCGGGTACATTGGCAGAGTACCCGCCAATGGAGAGAGctcagactctctgtacaaatgaaatggacGAGAGTCTGGTTGGAACAGGCTATGTgaaccccccacctctcctcttctttctccccccctcccccaggaatGAGGGGGACTGTGTGGAGGGCCTGGCAGAGATCTTTGACATGCTCCTGGACACAGTGGCTCGCTTCCGCATGCTCCAGCTCAAGTCAGAGGAGTTTGTCTGCCTCAAAGCAATCATCCTGCTCAACTccggtgagtgcgtgtgtgtgtgtctgaactagagataggtttgaaccatcctctttgtcactctgTCAAAAACACCTCCAttaagagctttacaaagtatGTCCATCCGTGGACACTCAGACAAGCCATCTCAGAGGGCCACATTACTGTGCCGTCAATATGCCATAgccgtcaccatgacaactaaaagagagaaggagagaacccCCTGCCGCCTCTACCTGCACCTCCGTAGCTATCTGAGATGTTTACCCTAGGTACCGGTAATAgaaacctctccctctccctctctttatcccctTCTTCCCAGGTGCCTTCTCCttctgctctaccactgaggaGTCTCTGCACAACTGCCCCGCCGTGCAAATCATGCTGGACAACATCACAGACGCCCTCATCCATCACATCAGCCAATCGGGATGCTCGGTGCAGCAGCAGTCCAGACGACAGGCGCAGCTTCTTCTCCTGCTCACCCACATTAGACACATGAGGTCCATACGCACTTCCTGTCTGTATTACATGCTACCAAGGGTACCTCCTATCTCTACAACATATGACATATTTGCGCAAGACATCAGGATGTGCACTACTTGGAGGAGGAGTGTATTTAATACGTGTACTACTCACTGTAGTATACTGTAGTACCTACTGTAGTACACACTACTTAGGTGGACTTCTGTGGGAGGTTAAGGGGCAGAGAGGCTTGTGGATTCTGACTGGTGCTGAATCCACATAGCAGTTAAATGAAGTAAAGAGAACACTACATTTGAAAGCGAGTGTGATCTATTGAAAGTGTTTGTTTGGAAAAAATATGGGAAAGGGATATTAATTATTTTTGTGTGACAGTAAATACAACCACTGATCATCCTCTTATGCCATTTCTACTCTGTAGCAACAAGGGCATGGAACACCTGTACAACATGAAGTGTAAAAACAAAGTTCCTCTCTACGACCTGCTTCTGGAGATGTTGGATGCGCACCGCTTACAATCCCCCGCCAAGGTGACTCAAACCTGGGTTGATGCCCACGGAGAACCCCCATCTACCACCACAACCCTCACTTCCACTGGCCCCAGCATGGGACCCACACAAGGTCAGGATGCCCAGCTCCGAGGCTCTGGGCCTGGGGTACTTCAGTATGGCACCCCCCGCTCAGACCGCAGCACCCTCCtttaaggagagacagaaatgggCACATAAAGATTAGAAACCCCATCATAAATCAAATgggtaagaaaaatatgaaaAGTTGTGTATTCATTCCATTGTGTAATTTAAGTGATTGATTTGATAAATTATTCAGAAGTATTGTATTTGACAATGTAACATAGTGGGACATCAACGGTGTCAGTGGAAGTTAGAGATCTCAGGTGGAAGGTTGCGggttctttcccccccccccccgtaaacTTTGAGACAGCAGTCATGGTGTTATTCCTTCACAAAGGAGATATTCATTTATAACGTCAACAAACTCTAGCTTGCTCACCATTGACCACGGTCTATACTGTGATTACAGCACATGGTTTACCTAGATGTGGCTTTAGTGTGTTTACTACTCCCAACAGTCCCACTTGATAACCAGCAGCGAGTGTGCTCTTCTGATGTGGGACTGTACAGTGAGTTTTGTACTCACAATGCGATGCCTTGACCAAGTGCACTTCTCACATTAGGGagtttttggggggtttgtttGCAATGTCTTAGCTTTTAAATGACAACTCTGTGTTTACTATGATGGAGGTTCGCTtcattaaaggtcccatggcatgaaatTTGAATGATTtcactttatgaggttatttaacattaatatgagttccactagcctgcctttggtcccccagtggctaggaATGTGTGTAAACCAAgacctgggtattcttctccgcctttgagaaaacaaAGCTGAAATGGTTGGATCTGGAATTTTCCCCTTATGTCGTCATAAAGGGAAAgtttacctcccctttctctgctttgcctgcCCAGAGTATTTGGCccgccaatgagaaaatgagctacgaccttGCGAGCGCAATATTTTCCTCGAGAGAcaacatggcttgcaaacgaccgaagcatggcagttagccccgccacTCTCCtgatagcatttaaagctacagacacagaaacggcacgtcctTGGGAAAGCCTCATTGTGGTTCTGCTcttagtggctgtaattctgcaccaaggctgaatttcgggaaagagacttaagatacagtaatacagtattaggggaccactaagacCTATATAAAAGAGTCCAAAAACAgaatgccatgggacctttaacggATGTAGTGTGTGATTCTTTCGATTGTGAATCATTCATGTTTATTATGTGTGTCCTTTGGTTGTCTCGGGCCCGTTCTCcatacgtcgcttattacatccgagatcaaatgacacatccaagacgacttcatcttgctaatcatccatccatcatctgccgcttttccgggggtcgggtcatttgtacagagagtctggcctcgctccattgacaagcgttgacttccttgtaggcgggtactctgttgaagtttaaaactattggatctgcccagagccactctgatctgccataaccaatcgctagcattcgccttagcaaattccttcaccactactgtaacagagctagcttccgtagctggaaaatcaaactgttcccgaaccccgtggggaggagggccacaacatcatggccaccaacaaaactcagcaaaacttgttcttgctccggctttagctgttggatattcggcagcgttgccacaaaggaccgaatggcttttctcgcatctttctccgcagCCATTAcggaacaacaacacaaactagcgcacgacatcaacgtcatcgttctcagccactccctctgttcgctgattcgccggtagaaaatcaacctgaaaaatctgacttacgtacctcatggccagacctatgtacagaagcaaaaataaaattgagccggagtacgtaggagggcagagccaagctaagggaacacctcaaagtctgcaaaatccaagaaagagggctggcaaaaagtagcagaccaaattaaatgtaaagGAGTGAccacgcgttttatcgcttattacagtaagctcggcttatgtttttttctcatattttcatttatcatctttaatgtcatatgatgtggtttcaacaaatgtattatgtaaatgacaccctcacaaaaaaacgataggctatcctctcaataGGCTAGCAtgtcgcgctgtgcttaaggagcctatctatcacgcaatgagcaattaattcggtttcatgttaaattctgctaattattcttgcaccttctgcaacaggttcctgtagtaaaacgGGCAAGACATGTCTgcgacagacttcctgtatcacctctgcttgtaaagcctcaatctaatcgtgtttacataaaagtTTAATAAAAACTTAAACCTGCTCctgagcaggtttaagcttgctatgacagcaagtccaggatgagcttcgaagaaccgaacaatccaagataatgacaaatcgtcaacaatcaaatccagctaactgagttagtgacgtacggagaacggtgTGAGGGGCATGTGTGGTGCCTTGTAAATATGCACACAGCATTGTCGGTATTAATGGTTTTCATTATGCGTTTTACTTGTGAATATACAGTATGCTTACTTCTCAATGGTATCTAATTTAACCGTTTgccgtttgtgtgtgcacgaggGAGAGGATGTTCGTATTTTGTGTTTTGGCTTGTAAGTAATTAACccgtgtgctgccttcgggtggTTCACAACAACCCATCGTTGtgctttacccaatacaaaaacaaataaaaagcatttttttttaaccttcgCACTGTGGGGGATGTgaaacagcccaacggttaaaagaaaatgcttcactttatttttgtatgaggttaAGTTGTCGCAACATgtggggggggtcacaatgacccgaagataacacaagggttaaaggggcTGATGGCCACTGCCAATGTCGGTCTTCTCTTTCATTGGCTTTTTGTAGAGCAACTGAAGTTTTATTAATTGTACACTCACCACCAACACAATTACACTAACATTTCATGTTGCAGAAGAGAATACTAagaagaataaaataaaaaacatgtttAAAATATGTGTGTCCTTTTGGTGATCTGGTGTGAGGGGCATAATGTGGTGCCTTGTAAATATGCACACAGCATTGTGTCGGTATTAATGGTTTTCATTGTGCATTTTACTTGTGAATATACAGTATGCTTACTTCTCAATGGTATCTAATTTAACCGTGTGCcttttgtgtgtgcacgagggagagggggagtatAGAACggttgagagaaaaaaaaaatgttagtcatgttttgaatgttagttttttgtgttttggctTATAAGTAATTAAAGGGGCTGATGGCCACTTTCCCAATGTCGGTCTTCTCTTTCATTGTCTTTTTGGAGAGCAACTGAAGTTTTATTAATTGTACACTCACCACCAACACAATTACACTAACATTTCATGTTGCAGAAGTGAACACTaagaataataaaataaaacatttgtatcAAGTGATGCAAGCTGAATTGAAATAGTTTGGCACAAAACACGTTAATacttatgtttttattttatgcaAAGAGAGTATTTAGCATTAGCAAACTGTACATACATAAATAACGCTTTTTCAATGTAATTTGTTTTTACATCCCAGTGATTTAGATGTTTCCATTTAGCAAAGATGATCATTATTATTACAAAGCACACCGTTTTATATCCTTCCTTCACCAGTGATTGTTTGGCCTTAAAAGCAATGGACCTCAAGTGCATGCTCAAacatcaaatgtaaaaaaataactgCCATATTCAAAGGCATTTTGTCAAATGTCAATTTACAAATCATCTCAAACCTAATTAGCCTTATATTGAAACACTGGAATTCAAGTCAAAGAATGAGCTTTGACTTACTTTTCTTGGCTTATCAGGGATAAGGGCGTGGCCATCTTGAGGGACACCTGCAGTGCGGTACCTTCAACAGTACTCATGCCAGTGCTACAGCAGGAGCTCTTAACTCTAAAATGACCTTGAGGATTATAAGAACCTCTGCTATTCAGACATCGTTAGGTCTCCTAGGTTTATTGACACAAAACATCTAACCAAACGCTGATTGAAACAAATAAATATTAGCAGCACTGAACTGcggacacacagcacagtcgaCTTTGGCTcccaacatacagtataaataGTGCTTTGTTTTTCATTTTGGACTTTGAAACTTGACCAAAGTATTATATTTATACACATTAAAGTTGAGAAAAGTGAACAGTTTGATCCTAGGTCAGTCCATTTGTAATGATGGAGTTTGATAGAAATGGAAGATATGTGTTAGGAGCCATATATATATACTTCTCTTCGATGGTTTGTGGTTCTAGGACAACAGTCTTGTTTTGGGCTTGGGAGGCACATTCCCATAGTATAAGGGGGAGGGAACATTCAAATGGGTCGGAGGTTTGAGGTGGAACTAGAGCCCTTATAGTTAATTAAGGACTTAAAATAGTCCTTATATTGGGCAGTTGTCTCCATATGTTTTTTAGTAATCTCTTTTGTGGGTGGATATCCATATAAGAGTAGCAATAGTCTTTATATAGTTGAATATCCGCATAGATGTAGCTCAAGTACTTTAATGGGTAGATGACCCAATATGCGTAGCTCAAGTCCTTATATGGGCAGATGACCCAATAGGCGTAGCTCAAGTCCTTATATGGGTGGAGGTCCGTTGGTGTAACGCAGCATGGGGTGGAAAGAGCGGGCAAAGTTGTTTGCATGGTGACAGCTGTAGTCCTCCTCTGTCATTGGAACAAGGCAGGCCAGGCCAatcaggagcaggaggaggagctggaggggcaAGGCTGCCCTGAGGACTCTGAAGAAGAAGGGTTGACctctggaagaggaggatgaggcgggggaggggaggaggtcacTGGAGAGGTCAGAAGGGGAGGAAGCGAAGCCAGCGCCTGCTGGAGACTTGGTCAGTCtgaggggaggaaaagagaggagttgCACGTTTGTAGGTGTGGGAGTGattaacacacatatacacatgaaATTCTTCCTCTAAATCTACCAATTACAGTCATTTCAGTCTAGGGTATAGATAGCATTGTCTATCCTCGGTACTGTCAAGCTGACTGTAACAGCTGAAACAGAGCAGTCTCTATTGCCTagctctcaaacacacaaccgtgcacacacacacttacacagcagGTATCACAACGAAAATGCAACAGCAGAACCCACCACCTGTCATCAAGTTACTCACACTCAAGGAGGCAACggcagacaaacacaaagtCTGTATACATCTCTGTATGCTGAGCATCAACTCAAACAGTAACCCTCCAAGATGGGTCTTGTTTTTCTCTAAAAGCGGAGTAAGTGAGAGTTCAATGTCACGTCTCATTCGTTTCCACACTGAGAGACTCCCAGGGATGGAGCCAGGACCTGGGGGAACGCCATGTTCTAGCCTAGGCCGGGgcttgaggagggagaggcgggagagGCGGGCGGAGGGACAGTCCTTTCCTACCtaactcccttcctctcctcagcctGGCTAAAATGAGTATCTCGCTAGAAAGTACAGACAGCGTTTTTTtgtggtatgtgtttgtggACATGGTCAAGCTCTGTGTATTTAGGAATTTGCAGAATGAGAGTGGGTGTGTTTGCTGCCATGACCGATATACTTTGGTTCATGGAAACCTTGTTTGCAAAATGTTCTATTCCAAAAAACAATTAGGGTTGAAAAGGGAACTAGCTGTGTTCACCACACTTCTTGTAATAGGAGGCTAATAATAGGGGAACCCACACAGTCATAACCTGGGGCTGATTGCTCAGCTAATTTAAGCCCAGGCTTGAGCAGGCCCTACATGTCATGTGCATCACTTTCATAATGGAAACGGTAGCGAGAACacttgatggagggatggatgtggGCAGGTTATTAGAGAGGAAGTAAAGGAGGAGTgggtcaagagagagagaggaacagtgaaCAGAGAACGGTGAAAAAAAAATAGACATGATAAGGAAGGAAGGTTGCTATCGAAaacagcacagtacagtagacaCTACTACAGTGCTACggagaaaagagaaacaggaaggaaaCGCGAgtgagaaaggagaagaaaggagtcagaaataggagagaaaaggaggaacgACATGTTAGTGTGGGACAGTGCCATCTGGAGGGGGGAGCGGGAACTACGGGACTGGTGGTTCTCCCCGGGAAGGACAGAGCAGGACGACCATGAGagcggggcaggggagggggagggggggggggggctgtgccaGGATGCAGCTGGGCGAGCAGCAGCACAGAGCAGAGACCAACCCACATTCAcctaagggagagagggagccccTTTGCTCCAGGCGGTTCCCTATTCACTGAACAGCTGCGGCGGCGtctagagagagtgagggttatGGAACCTCGAGGGTTAAAATTCTGGCGGggtatggagagggagagggacaccgACAGCAGAATATACAGAGCTGCAGCGAATGTGAACTGCACATTTGCTGCCATTAGAAACCTAATCCGGCTGTCAGTGGATTGATTCACTTGGCGTTGGATTGAGGCAGATTATCTTGATTGACTGATTATTCGATTGATGTTGATCTGAGTTCTACTCAGAGTATGaacagagagggatagagtagTGACAGGTTGTTGAGGTTCTacatttgtaagtgtgtgtgtgtgtgtgtgaaagtggttCCATCACCCTGCCTCGGGTTCTAGAGTCCAGGAGAGAGGTACCTGTGGCGCGGGCCGCCGTGGGGGAGTCCTGGGTGGGCCTGACTAGTTTTGCCCCGGGGCTGTGCCACGCATATGAGCAGAGAGGgggtaaaagaaagaaagaatgtttCAGTCCAGGGCAAATCAAGACCAAGCTTCTGATGAGAGGAAAACAAATTAACAACAGAGAAAGCAGTCAACACTGATAACAAGAACCAAAGAGCAGCAACTGAATCCAATGACGGTGAGAGGATCTGATCCTCACCAAGAAATCTGGCTTCTCACGTCTCACAGAGGGAACAGAGTGATACACTTTCCTAATATGCGGACCCACTAATATCACAGACTTCATGGAAGAGTGAATGTTAATTTGTAAATCCATTAAATCAAACCATGAATTAGTATTCAcaggtgtttttgtttgtgtacaaCGTTCCGAGGGCGTCGTCAATATTGTGTGTTGAGTGCTGTGACACGACTATGGTTTGTGTCCAACCTAAGTGAGAAGCCAGTGTTTCTTGTAAATCTTTGGGGGGCTAAGCAGATCTATATGGGCAGGTGTAGCAAAAAACATTTGCGCTCGGGGGAGGGaggcgtggggagggggggcgtcgGGTTATAGGTGGTGGCGTACAGGTTAGCAGGACGGTTAGACCAACTGACATGAtaggaggaggaacagaacGTCATCTGGCTTGTTAAAGGTAAGAACAGCACattgagggggcggggggctggtGGCTGGTTTTAAGGTTAATCCGGGGGGAGGGAACGAAAATGGTCTCTGGAGTCAGGAAGGGGGCTGATGTAAAATATCTACGGAACCGCCCTGTAATGTGTTGAAGGTGACATGGCTGTTGTACTGTTTGTACACACCACATGACTTCTCTATCGAGGCTAGCCTCCCCTAGTGGCCTCTAAGGTAGGGTACATTACCGATCTCCTGCGGCTGATGACGACCCCCTCAGAAATGGGGCTGGTCGATCCAGAGGTGTCTGATTTGTCCACAGGAGACAGAGGTAGGGACTTCTGCAGAGGGATTTCAATAGTACATTCAAATCAATTCACAGTAATCAATTAGCCAATGGCACAATAGCCTAAGATTACAGGGAAATACTATGAATAcagtgtaagtaagtaagtaagtaagactttatttatatagcacttttcatacaagaattgcagctcaaagtgctttacataaaatcaacaaaaacaataatacaagtgttgatctaaaacgtttaacaaaccaaactagccgcactctatctgcggtctctcgaatccatcttagatccgagctgccacttgcagtttctaatgtgTATGACATTTAAAAGATTTTTTCAGCTCTTATTTACTAAATGAACATGTAACCAAGGCCATTTGTAACGGCTCTAACATGGTGAACGAGGTGAACAGAATAGGGTCTTGTCTGACCTGTAGGGTGCCCATTGTCTCCAGTCTcctctccagaccctccagGTCAGAGCTGACCTCCCGCAGGAGCAGACGCAGCCTGTTCCCGATCACGTGCACCTTCTCGCGGGCCTCCAGGCGCTCCACACCCTGGGCCTCCCTCTGGGCCTGCTCTGAAGTCTGGGGCTGGAGTTGGCTTCTAGCCTGGGTGTGGACCAACAGCTGGGCTGAGAGCTCCTGGAGAGAGGCCACCTTCTGCTGAGAGTCCAACAGCTCACGTTTGATTTGCTGCATGGGAACAGGAAAATGGAGTGACAGGGTTAGGACCAGTAAGATATTATGTTTGGAGGTGGGACTGTAGATTGGGCTCGAATAACATTGACCAAATTATATTTGTAGTGTTTGCACCCACTTCCAAACTGCAAACTCCCAAAATGTGTGGTAAACTGCAGAACCATACCGTGAGTGTTCTGTGGTGAGCGCGTAGGGCTT belongs to Osmerus mordax isolate fOsmMor3 chromosome 8, fOsmMor3.pri, whole genome shotgun sequence and includes:
- the esr1 gene encoding estrogen receptor, whose translation is MYPDETGGGGASSVDYLDGGYDYAAPAPYPLNSRSATPAVGYYSPSLDTHGSSSNGSLPSLDSGPNSPLVCVRSSPQLSPFLHPPSHPGLPDQPYYLETSSTSLYRSGPNLQSMLHEELCRTPDRPESYTAAGSMSGLRVGVPKMAKEMRYCAVCSDYASGYHYGVWSCEGCKAFFKRSIQGHNDYMCPATNQCTIDRNRRKSCQACRLRKCYEVGMMKGGVRKGRNGRVLRRDKRRCGLAVSEKALEEMEHRAAPPKNGGKNSSSANSDRREAGAGVNMPPDQVLVLLQGAEPPALCSRQKLSRPYTEVTVMTLLTSMADKELVHMIAWAKKVPGFQGLSLHDQVQLLESSWLEVLMIGLVWRSIHCPGKLIFAQDLIMDRNEGDCVEGLAEIFDMLLDTVARFRMLQLKSEEFVCLKAIILLNSGAFSFCSTTEESLHNCPAVQIMLDNITDALIHHISQSGCSVQQQSRRQAQLLLLLTHIRHMSNKGMEHLYNMKCKNKVPLYDLLLEMLDAHRLQSPAKVTQTWVDAHGEPPSTTTTLTSTGPSMGPTQGQDAQLRGSGPGVLQYGTPRSDRSTLL